A section of the Acidobacterium capsulatum ATCC 51196 genome encodes:
- a CDS encoding AsmA family protein gives MNGTTPQRQSPVAGDPGAPQRPRRRRRKLRIALALLVLVLLALLVPPYIGLNHYRRQMVASVSASLGRTVHIQSMHLRLLPTPGIVMENFVVDEDPAFGNEPALTAPTVVATLRVSSLWRRHIEVSSISMDTPSVNLVRNPNGNWSFGSILLQAARSTNAPTTQRYAGGAPRFPYIEMSGARINFKQGLYKLPFSLFDADLALWQQSANRWRLRIHAQPVRTDLDLDLADTGTLRIDGWLGRTTNLHSLPVHLDGSWQDAQLGQATRLLFGADEGWRGQLHLSGSLRGTLSDLQARWQIHLDNPHRIEFTPDSSPSLDANCQATYHSLRHSLDGLLCLLPTAPGHLLLTGAIPDLLHPGPSLQLEVNHLPASFVAQLIGMVRQRAGSISAGGVLNGEFTYGPQPANSLTGNGQAGTATKPHTAPAPAASTSSADNHWSGQAEGSNLTLQINGIAQPVAIPHLLLTAGDASAAPPQNPHRHRRNRRRRATHPAAPGSSANLFALTLAPAAIPFGGATPLNVSGRFDASGFQLNANGEASLSNLVALHRQLGTVPDALHRIGVTGTADLDLAIQGPWVAPILDSGNGQAISTTGTLSLSHAVFHPGYLTEAASIASADVHLSSGEITWSNVAFSLGALTGHLSAAYPVECPASTPCLSQFTLELPKAAVPQLLAAFTGADAHGVLWADLLAHLDQGHRNWPHATGAVHIGTLTAGPLTLHDALANVSVKGTNLRILSLDASALGGDLHAQGSIDASGDAPAWKLALNTRNISVPQLASLFHEKWGTGHGNLQASFTAQGWDASSLASSATGQFAWTWKDGGLNTPGPLGKFSRWSVQGTLANSTLTLTAGTLQTTPGATPLPVTGTIDFARNLHLTLGSATTPASQTAPAKIATEPSASPAAAKTAGPITVTGTLAHPKTPPVSAPAKSTAAH, from the coding sequence ATGAACGGCACCACACCCCAGCGACAAAGCCCCGTCGCCGGGGACCCCGGCGCTCCGCAGCGCCCGCGCCGGCGCCGGCGCAAGCTGCGCATCGCGCTGGCCCTGCTGGTCCTCGTTCTGCTGGCCCTGCTCGTGCCGCCCTACATCGGCCTCAATCACTACCGGCGGCAGATGGTCGCCAGCGTCTCGGCCAGCCTGGGCCGCACCGTGCACATCCAGTCCATGCACCTGCGCCTGCTGCCCACGCCCGGCATCGTCATGGAAAACTTCGTCGTCGACGAAGATCCGGCCTTCGGCAACGAGCCCGCGCTCACCGCGCCCACCGTCGTTGCCACCCTGCGCGTCAGCTCCCTCTGGCGGCGGCACATTGAGGTCAGCAGCATCAGCATGGATACGCCCAGCGTCAACCTGGTGCGCAATCCCAATGGCAACTGGAGCTTCGGCTCCATCCTGCTCCAGGCCGCCCGCTCCACCAACGCGCCCACCACCCAACGCTACGCCGGCGGCGCGCCCCGCTTTCCTTACATTGAGATGAGCGGCGCGCGCATCAACTTCAAGCAGGGCCTCTACAAGCTGCCCTTTTCGCTCTTTGACGCTGACCTTGCCCTCTGGCAGCAGTCAGCCAACCGCTGGCGTCTGCGCATACACGCCCAGCCCGTACGCACCGATCTCGACCTAGATCTCGCCGACACCGGCACTCTGCGCATCGACGGCTGGCTCGGTCGCACCACCAATCTGCACTCCCTGCCCGTACACCTCGACGGCTCCTGGCAGGATGCCCAGCTCGGCCAGGCCACCCGCCTGCTCTTCGGTGCCGATGAAGGCTGGCGCGGCCAGCTTCACCTCAGCGGAAGCCTGCGCGGCACTCTGAGCGACTTGCAGGCCCGCTGGCAGATTCACCTCGACAACCCGCACCGCATCGAGTTCACGCCCGACTCCTCGCCCTCGCTCGACGCCAACTGCCAGGCCACCTATCACAGCCTGCGCCACTCCCTCGACGGCCTGCTCTGCCTGCTGCCCACCGCGCCCGGCCACCTGCTGCTCACCGGAGCCATTCCCGATCTGCTGCACCCCGGCCCGTCGCTGCAACTGGAGGTCAATCACCTGCCCGCCTCCTTCGTCGCGCAGCTCATCGGCATGGTCCGCCAGCGCGCCGGCTCCATCTCGGCCGGCGGTGTGCTCAACGGCGAATTCACCTACGGCCCGCAGCCCGCGAACTCTCTCACCGGCAACGGACAAGCCGGCACAGCCACGAAGCCGCATACCGCTCCCGCTCCCGCAGCCTCAACATCCAGTGCAGACAACCACTGGTCCGGCCAGGCCGAGGGCAGCAACCTCACCCTCCAGATCAACGGCATCGCGCAGCCCGTGGCCATCCCGCACCTGCTGCTCACGGCAGGCGACGCCTCCGCCGCGCCGCCCCAAAACCCGCACCGCCATCGCCGGAATCGCCGCCGCCGCGCCACCCATCCTGCCGCCCCCGGCTCTTCGGCCAATCTCTTTGCGCTGACGCTGGCGCCCGCGGCCATTCCCTTCGGCGGCGCAACCCCGCTCAACGTCTCCGGCCGCTTCGACGCCTCCGGCTTCCAGCTCAATGCCAATGGAGAAGCCAGCCTCTCAAATCTGGTCGCTCTGCATCGCCAGCTCGGCACTGTTCCTGACGCGCTCCACCGGATCGGCGTCACCGGCACCGCCGATCTCGATCTCGCCATCCAGGGCCCCTGGGTCGCGCCCATTCTCGACTCCGGCAATGGACAAGCCATCTCCACCACCGGCACGCTGTCCCTCTCCCATGCCGTCTTTCATCCCGGCTATCTCACCGAGGCCGCCAGCATCGCCAGCGCAGACGTCCACCTGAGTTCCGGCGAAATCACCTGGAGCAATGTCGCCTTCTCCCTCGGCGCGCTCACCGGCCATCTCTCCGCCGCCTATCCCGTTGAGTGTCCGGCGAGCACGCCCTGCCTCTCGCAGTTCACCCTCGAGCTGCCCAAAGCCGCCGTGCCCCAGTTGCTCGCCGCCTTCACTGGCGCGGACGCGCACGGCGTCCTCTGGGCTGACCTGCTCGCCCATCTCGATCAGGGCCATCGCAACTGGCCGCACGCCACCGGAGCCGTTCACATTGGCACCCTCACCGCCGGACCACTCACCCTGCACGACGCACTCGCAAATGTATCTGTAAAAGGTACAAATCTGCGCATCCTCTCCCTCGACGCCTCCGCGCTCGGCGGCGATCTGCACGCTCAGGGTTCCATTGACGCAAGCGGAGACGCCCCGGCATGGAAGCTCGCCCTCAACACCCGGAACATCTCCGTTCCACAGCTCGCCTCACTCTTCCATGAAAAGTGGGGCACCGGTCACGGCAACCTGCAGGCCAGCTTCACCGCCCAGGGATGGGACGCCTCCAGCCTCGCCAGCTCCGCCACCGGCCAGTTCGCCTGGACATGGAAGGATGGCGGCCTCAACACACCCGGCCCGCTCGGCAAATTCAGCCGCTGGAGCGTGCAAGGCACGCTCGCCAACAGCACGCTCACGCTCACCGCGGGCACGCTGCAAACCACCCCCGGCGCGACGCCGCTCCCCGTCACCGGCACCATCGACTTTGCGCGCAATCTTCACCTGACGCTCGGCAGCGCCACCACGCCGGCGTCGCAAACCGCCCCGGCAAAAATCGCTACAGAGCCATCCGCCTCGCCCGCCGCCGCGAAGACCGCCGGCCCCATCACCGTCACCGGAACTCTCGCCCACCCCAAAACGCCGCCAGTCTCGGCACCGGCAAAAAGCACAGCCGCTCACTGA
- a CDS encoding M1 family metallopeptidase has protein sequence MKCVFCAGRPAMVTAALAVFLAATAGAQSLPAAPGSQVLFSRSAQSEGQKPAQNAGQPVAKAGTAQVPEASDAERQALTITAYDLNLHLVPREHSLAVEARLTVKNAGAQPLDEMALQISSALQFEGIESEGAALPYQVRTVQSGADHTGALNEADIRLKQPLAPGATMPVTVLYSGEITQTGKRLEALGAPQQIAEASDWDRVAEGFVGLRGFGNVVWYPVSSVPAPLGQGNQLFEEIGRQKMRESDATVAMQVTLEYANHAPDVAMVDGQVVKLGPPVSTPQGAFPGVLEFSVPARRLGFEAPSIFVAERTVSEKGAVAVYARPEDAAKAEAYLTAAGQVSPVLEKWLGPKARTTLAVLDLPEGDDAPAEVGGVLLTPLLAAQPEALDLGMMHALTHAYFHSRRPWLEEGVASFMVSLWIEQTKGREAALEHLEATRGALAIAEPASPGAGGGEPLMEASDPVHVRTKAAYVFWMLRSLAGDAALAKALTSYDAAKDTTPDYFEKLLEQASGKDLGWFFKDWVYEDPGLPDLEITHVYPSAENLGLTLVAIDVTNHGYAAVEVPMTLISTKTKVTRMVRVPAHGMVTERVEIAGQPVSVQVNDGTVPEVSASLHIKTLQP, from the coding sequence ATGAAGTGCGTTTTTTGCGCGGGCCGGCCAGCGATGGTGACGGCGGCGCTGGCAGTTTTTCTCGCGGCTACGGCCGGGGCGCAGAGCTTGCCGGCCGCGCCGGGGTCGCAGGTGTTGTTTTCGCGCTCGGCGCAGAGTGAGGGGCAGAAGCCAGCGCAGAATGCGGGGCAGCCGGTGGCGAAGGCCGGGACCGCGCAGGTGCCCGAGGCGAGCGATGCCGAACGGCAGGCGCTGACGATCACTGCCTATGACTTGAATCTGCATCTGGTTCCTCGCGAGCACTCGCTGGCCGTGGAGGCGCGGCTGACGGTGAAGAATGCCGGGGCGCAGCCGCTCGATGAGATGGCGTTGCAGATTTCGTCTGCGCTGCAGTTTGAAGGTATTGAGAGTGAGGGCGCGGCGCTGCCGTATCAGGTGCGCACGGTGCAGAGTGGCGCCGATCATACCGGTGCGCTGAATGAGGCGGATATCCGGCTGAAGCAACCGCTGGCTCCGGGTGCGACGATGCCGGTGACGGTGCTCTATAGCGGGGAAATCACGCAGACGGGCAAGCGGCTGGAGGCACTGGGCGCGCCGCAGCAGATTGCCGAGGCGAGCGACTGGGACCGAGTTGCGGAAGGCTTTGTGGGATTGCGCGGCTTCGGGAATGTGGTGTGGTATCCGGTCAGCTCGGTGCCCGCTCCGCTGGGGCAGGGCAACCAGCTCTTTGAAGAGATCGGCCGGCAGAAGATGCGCGAGAGCGACGCCACGGTGGCGATGCAGGTGACGCTGGAGTATGCGAACCATGCGCCGGATGTGGCAATGGTGGACGGGCAGGTGGTGAAGCTGGGACCGCCGGTTTCGACGCCACAGGGGGCGTTCCCGGGTGTGCTGGAGTTTTCAGTGCCGGCAAGGAGGCTGGGGTTTGAGGCTCCGTCGATCTTTGTGGCAGAGCGCACGGTGAGCGAAAAGGGTGCCGTGGCGGTGTATGCGCGTCCCGAGGATGCGGCGAAGGCCGAAGCGTATTTGACGGCGGCGGGGCAGGTGAGTCCGGTGCTGGAGAAGTGGCTGGGGCCGAAGGCGCGGACGACGCTGGCGGTGCTGGATTTGCCGGAGGGGGATGATGCTCCGGCGGAGGTGGGCGGCGTGCTGCTGACGCCGCTGCTGGCGGCGCAGCCGGAGGCGCTGGACCTAGGGATGATGCATGCGCTGACGCACGCGTATTTTCACTCGCGGCGGCCATGGCTGGAGGAAGGTGTGGCCAGCTTCATGGTTTCGCTGTGGATTGAGCAGACCAAGGGCCGCGAGGCGGCGCTGGAGCATCTGGAGGCCACGCGCGGGGCGCTGGCGATCGCGGAGCCGGCTTCTCCGGGAGCAGGCGGGGGTGAGCCGCTGATGGAGGCTTCTGATCCGGTGCATGTGCGCACGAAGGCGGCGTATGTGTTCTGGATGCTGCGGTCTCTGGCGGGCGATGCGGCTCTCGCAAAGGCGCTCACAAGCTATGACGCGGCGAAGGATACGACGCCGGATTATTTTGAGAAGCTGCTGGAGCAGGCGAGCGGCAAGGACCTGGGCTGGTTCTTTAAGGACTGGGTATATGAGGATCCGGGATTGCCGGATCTGGAGATTACGCACGTGTATCCCAGCGCCGAGAATCTGGGGCTGACGCTGGTGGCCATTGATGTGACGAACCACGGGTATGCGGCGGTGGAGGTTCCGATGACGCTGATCTCGACGAAGACCAAGGTGACCCGGATGGTGCGCGTGCCCGCGCATGGGATGGTGACGGAGCGGGTGGAGATTGCCGGGCAGCCTGTGTCTGTGCAGGTGAATGACGGCACCGTGCCTGAGGTGAGCGCGAGTCTGCATATCAAGACACTGCAGCCGTAG
- the rlmB gene encoding 23S rRNA (guanosine(2251)-2'-O)-methyltransferase RlmB, which translates to MDVLYGLHPVEEALRAGSRKFDHVCVSRERQDHGAAQKLQRIVDLCRSEGVRLRFENREQLTRMAKTHAHQGVVAVVRERSFLTIEDLMAAPADGHPHLLLALDGVEDPQNLGALLRSADGAGVDGVLLPERRSAPLSAVAVKTSAGAAEHIRIARVVNLVRALEQLKEQNIWCVGLDERGTMSYDAYDWTTPSVVVLGREGEGLHDLVRKTCDHLVRIPMAGGVSSLNVSAAGAVVLYEAARQRRVGKPETAPLPGGVKKKKVKGLGAL; encoded by the coding sequence GTGGACGTTTTATACGGGCTGCATCCCGTGGAAGAAGCGCTGCGCGCCGGCAGCCGCAAGTTTGATCATGTGTGCGTGAGCCGCGAGCGGCAGGATCATGGCGCGGCGCAGAAGCTGCAGCGCATTGTGGACCTGTGCCGCTCGGAAGGCGTGCGGCTGCGCTTTGAGAATCGCGAACAACTGACCCGCATGGCCAAGACGCACGCGCACCAGGGCGTGGTGGCGGTGGTGCGCGAGCGCAGCTTTTTGACCATTGAAGACCTGATGGCCGCGCCTGCCGATGGGCATCCGCACCTGCTGCTGGCGTTGGATGGGGTGGAGGACCCGCAGAATCTGGGCGCGCTGCTGCGCTCGGCCGATGGAGCGGGCGTGGATGGCGTGCTGCTGCCGGAGCGAAGGTCGGCTCCGTTGAGCGCGGTGGCGGTGAAGACCTCGGCGGGAGCGGCGGAGCATATTCGCATTGCGCGGGTGGTGAACCTGGTGCGTGCGCTGGAGCAGCTCAAGGAACAGAACATCTGGTGCGTGGGGCTCGATGAGCGCGGCACGATGAGCTATGACGCCTATGACTGGACAACGCCGAGCGTGGTGGTGCTGGGCCGCGAAGGCGAGGGACTGCACGACCTGGTGCGGAAGACGTGCGATCACCTGGTGCGGATTCCGATGGCGGGCGGTGTTTCTTCGCTGAATGTTTCGGCCGCGGGCGCGGTGGTGCTGTATGAGGCGGCGCGGCAGCGGCGGGTGGGCAAGCCGGAGACGGCTCCGTTGCCGGGCGGCGTGAAGAAAAAGAAGGTCAAGGGTCTCGGAGCTTTATGA
- a CDS encoding TonB-dependent receptor, which produces MALFSALAVPGAHAQQSTTPAGGATTAAAPSVGKVTQTVTVTATGETRVVQTVNRTSMLQAAPGTSPIKVVAQLPSVDFTTSDPYGAYEWATRISIRGFNQNQLGFTLDGVPLGDMSYGNWNGLHISRAVIDEDVGRIELSQGTGSVAMASTSNLGGGLEFYSLDPADKRSFTLDQSFGSFDAVRTYGRFESGLLPHDVKFYLAGVYQGSNKWKGHGQIGQWYAQFNAKVVKYFGGKAVWTTYADYSNRHEVDYQDLNKIWEQKLGYHWDNYGNWQEAIQAAYACDGQGSYPSPVNTLAANQDPCDAAYYAGSGLRRDFLGYSALKVAVTPKLLWRVTGYGHRDDGRGLWFTPYTPSPDGSPISLRTSEYGITRGGFLTSLEYDGTRNRVKGGVWFEGETWDLARRFYATSVASPMHSLYHFPKNPFATQWAYSFPTTVYEFYLQDEYHVTPALTLAAGFKTEETNTDGKLSPEVLSNASYKPGQYAQGSLESGKPFLPQVGVDWKADKHDELFADGSYNVRAYQPGGYGYGNTPWGTTQAGFDQLKKTLKPETAWSEEVGYRRNTKRTSIEVSYFHVNFNDRLLAIAQGVGIQGFASILSNVGGVTTNGVDAAATVQLGHGFSLYNGATWSRSVYDNNIFPAGQAEMYTKGKVAVDAPEGLWKSELSWKQRHFFANLSSDYMSERYFTYSNDGHVAGRFLANAGLGYHRALLGEVDGLKIQFNVDNLTNAQYYSTIGTNGFIYSDPLSLNDNTLQVGAPTTAIGEMSFRF; this is translated from the coding sequence ATGGCGCTTTTCTCGGCGCTGGCCGTGCCGGGGGCGCATGCCCAGCAGAGCACGACCCCAGCCGGGGGCGCGACGACCGCAGCGGCTCCGTCTGTGGGCAAGGTAACGCAGACCGTCACGGTGACGGCGACGGGCGAAACGCGCGTGGTGCAGACGGTGAACCGCACGTCGATGCTGCAGGCGGCTCCGGGCACGAGCCCGATCAAGGTGGTGGCGCAGTTGCCGAGCGTGGACTTCACGACCTCGGACCCTTACGGAGCCTATGAGTGGGCGACGCGCATCTCGATTCGCGGATTTAACCAGAACCAGCTCGGGTTCACGCTGGACGGGGTGCCGCTGGGAGATATGTCCTACGGCAACTGGAATGGGTTGCACATCAGCCGCGCGGTGATTGATGAAGACGTGGGGCGGATTGAGCTTTCGCAGGGAACGGGCAGCGTGGCGATGGCCTCGACGAGCAACCTGGGCGGCGGGCTGGAGTTTTATTCGCTGGACCCGGCGGACAAGCGCTCGTTCACGCTGGACCAGTCGTTTGGCAGCTTTGATGCAGTGCGCACGTATGGACGATTTGAGAGCGGACTGCTGCCGCACGACGTGAAGTTTTATCTTGCGGGCGTTTACCAGGGCTCGAACAAGTGGAAGGGCCATGGGCAGATCGGGCAGTGGTATGCGCAGTTCAACGCGAAGGTGGTGAAGTATTTCGGCGGAAAGGCCGTGTGGACGACCTACGCGGACTACTCAAACCGGCACGAGGTGGACTACCAGGATCTGAACAAGATCTGGGAGCAGAAGCTCGGCTACCACTGGGACAACTACGGGAACTGGCAGGAGGCGATTCAGGCCGCGTATGCGTGCGATGGGCAGGGGAGCTATCCGTCGCCGGTGAATACGCTGGCGGCGAACCAGGACCCCTGCGATGCGGCCTATTATGCGGGGTCGGGATTGCGGCGGGACTTTCTGGGCTACTCCGCGTTGAAGGTGGCGGTGACGCCGAAGCTGCTGTGGCGGGTGACGGGCTATGGGCATCGCGATGATGGGCGGGGCTTGTGGTTTACGCCGTACACGCCTTCGCCGGATGGGTCGCCGATTTCGCTGCGCACCTCAGAGTATGGCATCACCCGCGGCGGCTTTTTGACGTCGCTGGAATATGACGGCACGCGCAACCGGGTGAAGGGCGGTGTGTGGTTTGAGGGCGAGACGTGGGACCTGGCGCGGCGCTTTTATGCGACGTCCGTAGCCAGCCCGATGCACTCGCTGTATCACTTCCCGAAGAATCCTTTTGCGACGCAGTGGGCTTACTCCTTTCCGACGACGGTGTACGAGTTCTATCTGCAGGATGAGTATCACGTGACGCCGGCCCTGACGCTGGCGGCTGGCTTCAAGACGGAGGAGACGAATACGGATGGCAAGCTGTCGCCCGAGGTGCTGTCGAATGCTTCGTACAAGCCGGGACAGTATGCGCAGGGCAGCCTGGAGTCGGGCAAGCCGTTTCTGCCGCAGGTCGGCGTGGACTGGAAGGCGGACAAGCACGATGAGCTGTTTGCAGACGGCTCGTACAACGTGCGCGCCTACCAGCCGGGCGGCTACGGGTATGGCAACACGCCGTGGGGCACCACGCAGGCGGGTTTTGACCAGTTGAAGAAGACGCTGAAGCCGGAGACGGCGTGGAGCGAAGAGGTGGGCTACCGCCGTAACACGAAGCGCACGTCGATCGAGGTGAGCTACTTCCACGTGAACTTCAATGACCGGCTGCTGGCGATTGCGCAGGGTGTGGGCATTCAGGGCTTTGCGTCGATCCTGTCGAACGTGGGCGGAGTGACGACCAACGGCGTGGACGCGGCGGCGACGGTGCAACTGGGCCACGGCTTCTCGCTGTATAACGGTGCGACGTGGAGCCGGTCAGTGTATGACAACAACATCTTTCCGGCCGGGCAGGCGGAGATGTACACGAAGGGCAAGGTGGCGGTGGATGCTCCGGAGGGGCTGTGGAAGTCAGAGCTCTCGTGGAAGCAGCGGCACTTCTTTGCGAATCTGAGCTCGGACTACATGTCAGAGCGCTACTTCACCTACAGCAACGACGGCCATGTGGCGGGACGCTTTTTGGCCAACGCGGGCCTGGGCTATCACCGCGCGCTGCTGGGCGAGGTGGATGGGCTGAAGATTCAGTTCAACGTGGACAACCTGACGAATGCGCAGTACTACTCGACGATCGGGACGAACGGGTTTATTTACAGCGATCCGCTCTCGTTGAATGACAACACGCTGCAGGTGGGCGCTCCGACAACGGCGATTGGCGAGATGTCGTTCCGGTTTTAG
- a CDS encoding RNA polymerase sigma factor, producing the protein MKLPSALKNFASPGVFAPAACVSDIEMSSAAIQLAAEAQRENSAVAEGLKRHDPELLDTLILRYQHRLLRYLLYLTSNREQAEDLFQETWMRVLLRGDQFNGNARFDTWLFTIARNLVIDMRRKRSMLSLEELCEASGDDRPMEIPGNGRSPFDHLEQLEKGQLLTEVLLTLDPLHREVILLRFQEDLSLEEIAQITRAPLSTVKSRLYRGLTALKPRLSARTQQPAPVTAPPIHSPRGAAR; encoded by the coding sequence GTGAAACTTCCAAGCGCGCTCAAAAATTTCGCCTCGCCCGGCGTCTTTGCTCCCGCCGCCTGCGTCTCAGACATTGAGATGAGCTCCGCCGCCATCCAACTCGCAGCCGAGGCCCAGCGTGAAAACTCCGCCGTGGCCGAGGGGCTCAAGCGCCACGACCCTGAGCTGCTCGACACGCTCATCCTGCGCTACCAGCACCGCCTGCTGCGTTACCTGCTCTACCTCACCAGCAACCGCGAGCAGGCCGAAGACCTCTTTCAAGAGACCTGGATGCGCGTGCTCCTGCGCGGCGATCAGTTCAACGGCAACGCGCGCTTTGACACCTGGCTCTTCACCATCGCGCGCAATCTTGTCATCGACATGCGCCGCAAGCGCTCCATGCTGAGCCTCGAAGAGCTCTGCGAAGCCAGCGGCGATGACCGCCCCATGGAAATTCCCGGCAACGGCCGCTCTCCCTTCGATCACCTTGAGCAACTGGAAAAGGGCCAGCTCCTCACCGAGGTGCTGCTCACCCTCGACCCGCTCCATCGCGAGGTCATCCTGCTCCGCTTTCAGGAAGACCTCTCGCTCGAAGAAATCGCGCAGATCACCCGCGCCCCGCTCTCGACCGTCAAATCGCGCCTCTATCGCGGACTCACCGCCCTCAAGCCGCGCCTCAGCGCGCGCACCCAGCAGCCCGCGCCTGTCACGGCGCCGCCTATCCATAGCCCGCGGGGTGCCGCCCGATGA
- a CDS encoding DUF2304 family protein produces MSHLNANTSPRHPEAPEDLVNALHDLHSARTAELVQRTRRNVMETAHRMQSARSEGRRRMGFVLLIFGLFVLLLTPALWAFCEEIFGANSVSDATSLAVVAFLMLFSTVLAFALGQSRERQSSRRGYF; encoded by the coding sequence ATGAGCCACCTCAACGCCAACACCTCTCCGCGCCATCCCGAGGCCCCCGAAGACCTCGTCAACGCGCTCCATGATCTGCACTCCGCACGCACCGCCGAGCTGGTCCAGCGCACCCGCCGCAATGTCATGGAAACCGCCCACCGCATGCAGTCCGCGCGCTCTGAAGGCCGCCGCCGCATGGGGTTCGTGCTGCTCATCTTCGGCCTTTTTGTTCTGCTGCTCACGCCCGCGCTCTGGGCCTTCTGTGAAGAGATCTTCGGGGCAAACTCCGTCAGCGACGCTACCTCGCTCGCCGTCGTCGCATTTCTCATGCTCTTCAGTACCGTGCTCGCCTTCGCCCTGGGCCAGTCGCGGGAAAGGCAAAGCAGCCGGCGCGGCTACTTCTGA
- a CDS encoding zinc ribbon domain-containing protein has protein sequence MKAETRITEELRLIPRWSLLGGLVAFALVQYYFWVFLPSVRTRPPELPTALRFYLILSWGALAALYVLMIGYISNDAPRRGMDTRVWMICVIMPGGIGAVLYFLLRQPILSHCPSCGASIEDHFHFCPHCSWQVAASCGRCYTSTRVTDLYCSRCGHDLASDHPPARLHAFSRE, from the coding sequence ATGAAAGCAGAAACGCGCATCACCGAAGAATTGCGGCTCATCCCCCGCTGGTCCCTCCTCGGCGGACTCGTCGCCTTCGCGCTCGTCCAGTACTACTTCTGGGTCTTTTTGCCTTCGGTGCGCACGCGCCCGCCTGAGCTGCCCACTGCGCTGCGCTTCTATCTCATCCTCTCCTGGGGTGCGCTCGCCGCCCTCTACGTGCTCATGATCGGCTACATCAGCAATGACGCTCCCCGCCGCGGCATGGACACACGCGTCTGGATGATCTGCGTCATCATGCCCGGCGGCATTGGAGCCGTCCTCTACTTCCTTCTCCGCCAGCCCATCCTCTCCCACTGCCCCTCCTGCGGCGCCAGCATTGAGGATCACTTCCACTTCTGCCCCCACTGCTCCTGGCAGGTCGCCGCCTCCTGCGGACGCTGCTACACCAGCACCCGCGTCACCGACCTCTACTGCAGCCGCTGCGGACACGATCTCGCCAGCGACCACCCGCCCGCCCGCCTGCACGCCTTCAGCCGCGAATGA
- a CDS encoding LytR/AlgR family response regulator transcription factor — MSITAVIVDDEQLAREELQYLLEGAGDIDILAQGTNGIEAVDLIHGHHPDLVFLDVQMPGLDGFAVLKKLLDSGSGQPLPQIIFATAFDQYAVRAFDVNAIDYLLKPFDRDRVLQAVERARKRLEENAPNGERPSGSQATPGTDPRLDTLLRLIEQGPAGRQPRGKIVIQAQNRLLLVDQSDLCFASIDEGTITVATAAFEGQSRCRTLEELLEQLDPNLFWRAHRSYVVNINHIKEVVPWFKSSYQLRMGDRKHTEIPVSRAQTRRLRELFNL, encoded by the coding sequence ATGAGCATCACCGCCGTCATCGTCGACGATGAGCAGTTGGCGCGCGAAGAGCTGCAATATCTGCTCGAAGGCGCGGGAGACATCGACATTCTCGCCCAGGGCACCAACGGCATTGAGGCCGTCGATCTCATCCACGGCCATCACCCCGATCTCGTCTTCCTCGACGTCCAGATGCCCGGCCTCGATGGCTTCGCCGTGCTCAAGAAGCTCCTCGACTCCGGCTCCGGCCAGCCCCTGCCGCAGATCATCTTCGCCACGGCCTTTGACCAGTACGCCGTGCGCGCCTTTGACGTCAACGCCATCGATTACCTGCTCAAGCCCTTTGACCGCGACCGCGTGCTGCAGGCCGTCGAACGCGCCCGCAAGCGCCTCGAAGAAAACGCTCCCAACGGCGAGCGCCCTTCCGGCTCGCAAGCCACTCCCGGCACTGATCCGCGTCTCGACACTCTCCTGCGCCTCATCGAACAAGGCCCCGCCGGCCGCCAGCCGCGCGGCAAAATTGTCATCCAGGCGCAGAATCGCCTCTTGCTCGTCGACCAGAGCGATCTCTGCTTCGCCTCCATTGACGAGGGCACCATTACCGTTGCCACCGCAGCCTTTGAGGGCCAGTCCCGCTGCCGCACGCTTGAGGAACTCCTCGAGCAGCTTGACCCCAACCTCTTCTGGCGCGCTCATCGCTCCTACGTCGTCAACATCAACCACATCAAAGAGGTCGTCCCCTGGTTCAAGAGCAGCTACCAGCTCCGCATGGGCGACCGCAAACACACTGAGATTCCCGTCAGCCGCGCGCAAACGCGCCGCCTCCGCGAGCTCTTCAATCTTTGA